The window AAATTCTAAGCATCAAGGAGGGTGAAGTGACAAATGGTGGAATACACAACGGAATCACTAGCAACGGGTACATCTTCCCCTGCCTCCCATCACTGGTTGGCCCAAAAGCATGAAGCCAGACCATTAAAGAAAGCTTAtcttcaaaaagagaaaacaatgcaAAAGCAATAGAATGGAGAGTTCTTGAAGCTATTCTGAGTGCTATCATAAAGTTTAATTAGGAGAGGAGTTGGGGAACAAGTTCTTGATCCCCTAGGACTGAGGGCAAAATACTAGGATTTTCAACCTGGAGGTGGGCCCACTGTACTCTGAGCCACAGAATAAACTCTGCTCTAACTTCTTAGCCTGCTGACCTGGTGGCAGACCTGTCCACAGCCTGCAGTAAGCAGACATCACCATCCCATGAGGGATCTCACACCCCAGCAGATACCACATCCCCTAAACCAGCAGACCACTTCCAGCCATCCCAAGGCTTCCGAACCAGTAAAGTCCACCATCTCCTGCCACTCAGCCTCACTTGGAGACTGCTTTCCTCTGACAGAGTTTGCCATCTTTCAGCTCTGAAAGCTCTGCCCGATTTTCCTCCCCAGAACATCATCCCCAGGAACCTCCTGAATTCTGTACTAGTGAATATTTTCTTCACGGTCATAAACCTTTTCTATCTTTGATCactaataatgtttttatttatcatacCTATGCTTCAGGAACCCTAGGTTACATAAGTGAACGAGCTCCCACTTCATGCTCacaagtgaaaaaatatatagtaaaaataaGTATGGACATAGTTGTAAGAGAAAACAATGTGTTTAAAGCCTTCTATCACCAGGATTTGAAGAGGATTCTATAAGGTATTAGAacattgtgcacacacacacatgtacacacacacacacacacacacacacacacagaatctttTTCCAACAAACTCAACATGGACACCCAAATTAAGAAGAAGCTGCTCTGATCAGAGCAGGAAGGAAAAACCATCTGCTCAgctcttttttccctccttctaaAACCAAATTTCCAAGGAGAGCAGTTAGCAGCTCTAACtcaaaacaactaaaaagtaacTTAGCAATATGGGAAAAAGTTAGTATTTCACTTTGTAAAATGTACAGAATAAAAAACCTGAGCAGGACCCCTTACCTGCACACTTGTGTATACTAACCAAAGAAATCCTAAGTAGATTCCACCAGTCAGAACTCAGCAATCTTCACCCCAACCTGCACTTTGTGAGCGTTAACCATGAGCCAAGATTAACTGATCCATGTATAATCTATCAATCCAAACAACAAAACTGTGTGACAAATATTGCCATTATCCATATTTCCACATGTTAAACAATGTGACTCAGTCAAGGACAAGAGGCAATCCCAGGTCGCTGGACTCCAGAGACCATGTATGCTTTCAGTACTATGTTGCAGTAGTCCCCATAATAGCtatttatattcttctttatatgttttctgaattttttactTGAATCAAACACTTTCATAATATTAAGGATATTTTAattcagaagcaaaaaaaaaaaggaggtttaGTTTTTAATGCCAAGGGAAGGAGGCAAGGCAAGAATGCCCTGGGTGGCTCATCCCACCTACAGTCACCATGGAGGTGACCAGCAAGTCTTCCCCAAAATATCACAAAGACAGGGCTCACGGGAAATCCTTCTTTCCAACAGGGCTCTGCATGTCTTAGCCAAGTCAATCCCACCCTTCAGCTTCTTCCCTAACAGAAATATTAGAAAAGcttattattcttgattttaccaaACACAGATACATACCTATActgagaaggaagagaatgaagGAGAGTGAACAAGAATTAAAAATCCTAATCTATCAAAGCAGACCATGTCTAAAATTGATGAATCAGCAAGTAGccatatatgcataattttttaGGAACATGAAGGAAAGTATTagcaaaaacagataaaacaacaatttaaaattgttctctctAGGGAAGTAATCATCACAAAGGGTGGAGGAGCTGGCACATAAAGATTATTGCATTTGCAAAAGATTTTGGCACTATTAGGCTTTCCAAATCAAGCCTAATATTTCTCTGAttataaaaaataccaaaacCTACCTTCATTGGTGTTCTCCATCTGCTTAGTGGACTCTGGTAAGCTTGGCTGCACGGTTTGGCATGGTTTGTGGAGCCAGAAGCTATCTGAGAGATAGAAGATGGCAGGTGTCTGCACCATCAGAAAGCAGATATGATGGAGTCAGAAGACTTGGATTCCAATGTTGGGTCTGCCACTCTGAGTTCTATGGCCTTAGAGAAGGTGTTTGACCACTCtgagcctccctgcctccctgtcccATAAAGACAGGTATCTAGATCCCATATAACCAAGGGTTAGGGGTTAAATTATGTAGACCTCAACCCAGGAATGCAAACTAAGCTCATAGTGAAGATGCAAGAAGTGGGGACTTGTATAGCCTAGGCCATGTAGTAGGGAGCTATGGACAGAGCCCCAGGTTCCCCAATCAAGAACCAGACCCTGAGAGGAAACCCAAGTCTCTAAAGTTTGGCTGAAATCTCAACTTCTCCACACTGTTCCCAAGTTCCCTAGTACCATAATTTTAGGATTCTATGAATTCAAGAGAGGTTAAGTGTGCCAGGTGTTGGTCTGTGTCCCTCTGTGTTGTGTGAGCTTCATCCCAACCCATAAGTCCATCTGACCCTGGCAAGGAGTCCCCTTGAGCAATTTCCTTCCTCAATTCTGCTCAACAAAAATCCAAATTACTTGGCCTTGAAATCAAATTTGGGAAAAACTGGGACTGGAGAGGGAAATCTCCAAGTCAAGACCTGGTCATCGCTATGTTAAGCTTTGTCACAGATCTAATCACAGCTGTCATTTCAGAATAAGCAGGCTTGGAATTCCCGGGAAGCAGCACACCTTGGGGCAATCTGTTCCAGGCTCTAAGCATCTAGAAGAGCCCACAGCTTCTGTTCATAGCCCAGGGGCGAGTTCCCACCTGCCTGATTGCCCAGGGTTCTTGTTTTTTATCCTGCCCCTGGAATCAAAGCCTGCATTGGTTTGGGGATGGGAAGAGGTTTGGCAGGTCCATGAACACAGATCCTGTGACTCCCTCTATATCCATAACTAAAGAGACCAGATCTGCAACCCATGAGAtagcactattcttttttttatattggttgtttacaacattacaaagctcttgacatatcatatttcatacattagattgaactgggttatgaactcccaattttaccccaaatgcagattgcagaatcacgtcggttacacatccacaattttacataatgccctattagtaattgttgtattctgctacctttcctataccctaatatcccccctccccttccctcacatcttctctctctaccccatctactgtaattcatttctctccttgtttattttcccattcccctcacaacctcttatatgtaattttgtataacaatgagggtctcccttcatttccatgcaatttcccttttctctccttttccctcccatctcatgactctgtttaatgttaatcttttcttcctgctcttcctccctgctctgttcatagttgctctcattatatcaaagaagacatttggtatttgttttttagggattggctagcttcactaagcataatctgctctaggaGATAGCACTATTCTTGCTCATATATCAGGCAGGAAAGAGGTAGAAAGAGGCCTGAGAAGCAACCCTGGGCAGAGAGGACTCAAAACAAGGCAACAGACCAGGCCTATGGAACCCCCACCAGTCCTAAGAAATCTCAGGTAGTGTAGTACAAAATCTCCCCAAAGATCCCAAGGAATATAGACTGTTCTCTGCATGgtacaatccccccaaaataaaatttattctttgacaTTTCAGACTTGACAAGGATTTATCATTATGGCAATTCAtacaatgattaaaataataaactacaTCTGGAGTCAGAGAAAAACCTGAGACCACCTTTGATTCCATGAGTACAAGGTAAGGGAcctgagggggtgggggggagacgGTAGAGGGAGCATTAAGAGAGGATAGTTAGTGATTAAATGTCATTTTCCTTGAGTCAGTGATTCTCAATTTATTCAAGTGTCCTGGAATTGGTAATGAAGTTGGTTTTTGTTccgtttttctttcttccctccccccattGTGGGGAATTTGGTTTTTGTCCAAGGAATAATTCTCAATAGtttgcttttaaaagtatttgtgcaatttctaaataaaaatttttcagaatCAGGCTGACACTGCCAAATCCATCTGGTTAGGGTTTTCTGCATCACCTCCAGAAAGCAAGCTGCTCCTCCGAGAGCCTGGCCTAGAAACCGGCCTATACAATCTGTGCCCCAGAGCATCCACCTCCTCAAAGATGTAACCAGGGGGCTCAGGGTATGCAGCTGGGCACTTGCACATTTCCTTGGGAGTGAAGCTGATGGAATAGGTGGTCTGGCCCTCCAAAGGAATATTTGCTCGAGGGCCAGACCAGGGGGGCTTACAGCTTTTGGTACTGATAGGTGGATGGGGCACATAGTGGGCCCGAAAGGTGGTCAGACAGTCCAAGGGCTCTGTGGGAAAGCCCAGGTGGGGGATGGGCTTGGCCATCTCTGTTCGTTTGCTGTCCCACTGCTTATAGTCGTCCTTGGTGGTAGTAGAGCCTTCGAAACGGAAGCTCTTCTTGATCGGGAGCACCGGTCGGCAGGACTGAGCAGGGGCACCCTTAGGGTATGTGTAATGGGCTTGTACTGTTGTCAGAAGATCCATCTTCTCTTCAGGAGGGACATAAGCAGCTGGAGCTTTGGAGAATAACTGGGGCGTCGGCCAAGCTTGGTACTTATCTCGAAACTCGGTGGTGTTGGAGAATGGTGTGTCTGTCCCAGGTAGCCTGGCTGGAGGCTTCGAGCTCTTGGCAGGCTCCCCTAGTAGGCCTCGGTAGGACTCTTTGTGTGTGGTGAGGCTCTCGAAGGGGATTTCACAGGGTCTAAACTTCTCTGCCTCGTGCACAAAGCGCTTCTCCACAGGGTGTGCCACATAGCTCATCTTGTAGTTGGTCAGGTCCTCCAGGGGGATGTTACAAAGGTTGGGCATGGCTGGGGGTTTACAGCTCCTGGTGGTCACGAGGCCCTTCATGGAATAGTCATCCTGGTGTGTGGTTCTGCTGTCAAATTTGGTGGATTCCAGCCAGTGTTTGTGTTCTGGACGAAGTAGCTCCCGTCTTGGTTGGTTCCAAGGTAAATAATCAGCTGAAATTAAAGCAGAAGaggtgattaaaaataaatcaggtcCCCCAACTTACATGTAGTCTAAAAGGCCTCAAAGTGATAAGCCCATTTCCAATGAGGTGTTTTCTCAGACAAGACAGAActggagaggtagctcagtggtagagcacttgactaagCACTTGACTGGcaagcatgaagccctgggttcagtccccagtactgcaaaaaatagaAAGTCTTCATAACATCCCTAATAAATGGGAACTcacaaaatatctattttatagatgcagaaattgaggcacagaagAATTAAAGAATTTGTCCCAGTTCACTTAGCTAGAAATTTGAAATCACAGATTCAAATCCAGATCCAGAACCCATGGTCTGACCCACTCCAACCTGATTTAACAAAGAACACTGACTATGAGCCAGTCCAATGTGCTCCAGCCTTTCCAAATGTGATTTTGTTTCATCTTCACAATAACCGTTTATACTGAGTATAACTGTCTCCACTTTACAGATTTCCAAAAGCAAAgctcagagaagctgagaaacTTGCCAAAAAGTCACATGGCTAATGAGttaaaaattggaattttaaaaattgtcaaaccTCTCTggcattaaggaaatgcaaatcaaaaatatacTGAGAGTTAGGTTATCTCACTCCACtaagaatatataacaataaatgctggtgaaggTTCGGGGAGAAGGGAACTCTCATGCACTGTTGCtgggaatgtaaatcagtacagccattatggaataataagtatggaggttcctcaaaagacttggaatggggggctggggttgtggctcaggggtagagcacttgcttagcatgtgtgaggaactggattcgattctcagcaccgcattgaaataaataaaggtctattcacaaccaaaatttttttttaaaagaccaggaatggaaccaccatgtgatccagccctaccactccttggtatctgTCCAAAAGGATTAAGATTAGCATACTACAAAGATACACACATGCccatgtttttagcagcacaattcacaatagccaagcctTGAAATCAATTTAGGTGTTCAACaaaaggtaaatggatgaagaaaatatgagataTGTACACATGGagatttattcagccataaagaatgaaattgtgtcatttgcagaaaaatggatacaAATGGGAGCgtcatggtaagcaaaataagccaaactcataaAATCAAAGGTCATatgatttctttcatatgtggtaGCTAGAGccaggaaaaggagaggaaggggggaCTCTCATGTAAATAGCAGAGAGATCAGTAAAGTAGAAGAGGAGAaccaggagagggagaggagaggagggaaagggaaggtactggggaatgaaattgatcaaattattactatatgcatatacaaatatgtcacaatgacaGTCACTATTCTGTACAATTAttacacaacaaaaacaaacaaaaaaaaacagaatttaagcCATACACTTGACTTCAAACTCATGCTCTTCTGACAGCCTACATCAAATTAAGGGCACCATATTTCTAGGTAAAGATTAAGAAACTAATAATCAGGGAAGGTTTTGCAGGAgaacttcaaaatgttttttggtttttggttttttttttgtttgttttttttaatgagaaagatTAGCCAGCTGTACTGGGAGACATCCATCTCAAGAAAAACCTCTGCTGTGGGGCTGTAATGGCCAAAGTGAAGGAGGTCTGGACCCAAAGAAAATCCAGTGAGAAATGGCTACACAATCTTGAGAAGCAGACACTGTCCTGGGGCATCTCTGCAGGGGATTCTAAAATGACTTTATCACATAGACCTTCAGGGCTGCTCCAGGACTAAAAGTCCAGGTGAGAAAAATCCAACAGTAAGCACTCCATTCAACCACCTCCACTCCTGCTGCCTTTCTTTTCATAATATTTGGCTCACAGCCATGGCCTGCATTGCCCCATTTTGCTCATAGATTACCAGGCCTGAGGTAGCCCTTGTGAACCTGGTGAGCCCTCTGAATCCACAGAGAATCCTCTTACAGCTTTACAAAGGTTTAGAACAAATGCAGCTACCCAGGAGCATTGGATGTATACAGTTAATGTTAGTGAAGTCCACGGGTATATTTTCAACAACTTTATTGAGAATAATTtgcataacataaaatataccaTCTAAGAAACCTTTTCCTAACCCAAGATATTAgagattttctgttttaactGTTACATGTAGGTCTTTGGTCCTTCTGTTTCCTCCCCATTCCCCAGTAGTGGGGATGGACCCCTGGGCAtggtgcatgctagacaagtacagCACCACTAAGCAAAATCCTAGCCCTTGACCCTCTAATTTTTGAGTGTGGCACGATATAAAGATCTAAAGTTTATCTTTTTGCATGTGGATCTCTGACTGTCTCATCATTTTTATCAAAAAAGACTATCCTCTTCCATACTGAAATGCCCAATCATCGTTgagaaaaaatgacaataaatctGAGGGTTTATTTGTGTATTCTCAACCCAGTCATATTGTCATTTACACCTGTCTTTATGTCAGTATCACATTGTCTTAATTACTGCAGCTTTATAGTAAAGCTTTAAAATTGGGAAGAAtaagttcttcatttttattttccaaaagcatttatttaaattttatatataaagtatagaaTTACCTtgccaatttcttttttataaaaagaggctcctggtattttgatagggattgcttTGAATCTATAGATCGATTTTGAAGAAACTCCATTTGAACAATATTGAATCCTCCCATTCCATGAACACAGAATGTCTCACCCCttacttagattttatttttctctgcacTCTGGTAATTTTCATAGTACAAATcttgcactgattttttttacttatcttttttcacattttatttgttctaatttgttatatgacagtacaatacattttgacacataacacatacatggagtataacttctcattcttctggttgtacatgatgtagaatcacattggtcacataatcatacatgtacatagggtaataacgtctaattcattctacaaaACATCCTACCTCCACACCCCCACTTCACTCTCCCTCTGCCTGATCCAAAGTACctgtattcttccctagccatcccccttattatgaattaatatacacatatcagagaaaacaatcagcctttggttttctgggattaacttatttcacttagcatgatatgaTATTCAccagctccaaccatttacctacatatgccataatttcacttttctttaaggctgagtaatattctattgtgtatatataccacattttctttatccattcatctgttgaagggcatctaggttggttccacagtttagctactgtgaatcaagttgctatgaacattgatgtgactgtgtcactgtagtatgctgattttaagtcctttggatataaactgaggagtgcaATAGCTGGTCAATAAATAAACAGGCTaagtaactgaacagacacttcacagtagaaatacaaatggtaaaaaaaaaaatgtgaaaaagtgttcaacatcctagcagttagaaatgcaaattaaaattatactgagatttcatctcactccagttagaatggcaacaatcaagagcaccaatcaagaatacaagtaacagggCTGcgattgtagctcagcggtagagtgcttgtctagcatatgggaggcactgagttcaatcctcaacaccacataaaaataaacaaatgtccaactacaactaaaatatacaagtaataataaatgttggcaaggatgtgggggaagggtatactcatacatggctggtgggactgcaaattggtacagccatcctggaaagtagtatagagattccttagaaaacttggaatggaaccaccatttgatctagtCATCCTATttcttggtatatacccaaaagacttaaaatcaacatactaccttataaagccacattaatgtttataacagttccattcacaatagctaagctatggaatcaacataggtacccttcaacagatgaatgaacaaagaaactgttccatatatatatataatggaatattactcagccatagaaAAAGGAATAACTTAatgacatttgccagaaaatggatgaatctggagactatcatgctaagcgaaataagccaatccccaaaaaaccaaaggtcaaatgttctcttaaTATGTGAATGCAAACACACAAAAATGGGTGAGAGAAGAGGAATGGAGGTCCATGGGTTGGGTGAGGTGGGGAGAATGGGAGGAGAAGTAGGGGAACAGGAATGGGGGGCGGGGGACAATGGAATTAATTTGACTTAACACTCCTATGTACATaaatacatcacagtgaatctccatatcatgtacaaccacaagactgggatcctaattagaataagacatactctatgtttgcataaatatgtcaaaatgtactctgtcaaccaaaaagaattaaaaaaataaaaagaatatcttgTTAATGCTCTTCATCAGACTAAGGAAGTTCTCTTCTATTCCTAGCTTTTTGAGAGCTTTTATGGATATGAGACcttgccaaatgttttctatcaACCATCTGGCTTTTGTCTGTTACTTTATTAAtatgatatattacatttattgattatctGATGTTATATCAACCTTGAATTCCTAAAATAAACCCCACAGCTTTAGTTTGCTctataattgcttttttaaattaaaagtaaacatttaCCTAGTTACATTTACAAGCAACTTTCTTTGTGTAGATTTATTTTACTATCTGTATCATTTCCTTTCAACCCGAGGATTTCCCTCAGTATCTCTCATAAGGGAAATCAGCTTTCCTTTTTCTGAAGGTATCTTTGTTTTGCCTCATTTTTGAAACATAGCATACATTGGATATAAAATTCATGACCTATCTTCTTTTAGTACTTCAAATAAGTCAACCAACTCTGTTcagtcttccattttctttttgaagagaATCTGTGACTCTTGATGTCCTTACCCTGTATAGGATGAGGTATTTCTCTTCACTATTTTCCAAATCTTTGTCTTTCAACAGTTTAACTCTAATGTGATTATGTACCTCTGTTGATTCTATTTGGATAATGTGTCTTGGATGTagagatatttttttcatttttattgaggaATTTCGGCAACTAATCCTTCAAACATTTTTATGCCCTTTTCTTCTCCATTTGGGACTCCTATTATGAGTATGCTGATAGACTTGATGGTAGCCCACAAGTCTCTGATTTCCTATTCACTTGTCTTATTCTCTGTTCTTCAGATTGGATCATTTATGTTGATCTATCTTCATTTatactgattctttcttctgccagTTCAAATCAGCTGTTGAGCTCCtctaatgattttttgttttggttattgttCAATTCCAGATATTCATTAGTTATTACTTCCTTTTATTGATATTATCTATTTGATGAGTAATTGTTGTCAtactttcttcattccttttaataTGGCTTCCTGCTGTTCTTTGAATAAATTTGTTCAATATTTGTCTTCCAGGTCCAACATCTGGGTTCCCTCAGAGATCATTTCTATTGACAGCTTTCTTTCCCCTATGCATGGattggattttcttctttctgttcacGTTGCCTAACTTTTTGTTAATGACTTACATAAAATGCTGCAGCAACTCTTAATTCTAACCCCTCCATTAGAgctgtttttgtttatgtttagaGAAATATGTGCACTAATTTTATAGTCTTATCTCCCCCCTGCAGTTTGTGGTTACTgatatttttgctcattttttttattgattgttccaaacattacagagctcttgataaatcatctttcatacatttgactctattgggttttgaactcccatttctaccccaaatacagatagcagaatcacatctgttacatactcacatttttacataatggcatattagtgactgtcttgatctgctacctttcctaacccctactatcccccctcccctcccctcccaccttccctctctgcctcctctgctgttgttcaattctctcccttttcccccctcccccttgcccatcataacctcttatacttttgtgtatcattgaaggtctcctaccatttgcaaatcctttcccttctctctccccccattcgtctttgtttacagtgagtcttttcctcatgctcttccctcctgttttgttcttagttgctctctttatatcaaaggagtcatttggcatttgttttttagggcttggctagcttcacttagcataatctgctctaatgccatccatttccctgcaaattctatgattttgtcgtttcttattgctgcataatactccattgtatataaatgccacattttttttatccattcatctattgaagggcatctaggttggttccacagtctagctattgtgaattgtgccgctataatcattgatgtggccgtatccctatagtgcgctcttttaaggtcctcagggaatagtccgagaagggctatagctgggtcaaatggtggatccattcccagctttcccaggaatctccatactgctttccaaattggcctcaccattttgcagtcccaccagcagtgtacaagtgtacccttttccccacatcctcgccaacacttattgttgtttgacttcataatggctatttttgctcatttttcaattctttttattttataatctggCTTCACCCTGTATCAGCATAGTTTAGCAGTCAGCCAATGATTAATCAAAAGTTATAATTAAGCACCTCAAACCAGTAAAGCTTCCACCATTTGCCAATGTATCTATGTGTGGGTAGAGAATATAGTCAAAGATCAGACATCTTATATGTCTGAAATGGCTTCTGTTTTCTGCTGAAATGTCTTGTGTCTCCTCTGCACAAGCCTAGTGCAGAGGTTGATCTCTCTGGAGCCTGCTCACAGCCTTGCCCCTATGCATAGCCTTTCACACCACTAGGAGTTTATCAAGGCCCACTGTGTTTACCTCATTATCTGGATCTCCCTGATATATTTCTAGCTTGTCTGTTTATCTGTTTCTTGCCACAATTAGTACTGCAAACCTCAGAAGACTTGCAGAATTtgtcttctctgatattttcCCACTGAGatcactactattttttttttatcaaaaccTTTTGGTGTGCACTATTCTAAGTCAATTTAGACCTCATT is drawn from Urocitellus parryii isolate mUroPar1 chromosome 4, mUroPar1.hap1, whole genome shotgun sequence and contains these coding sequences:
- the Saxo1 gene encoding stabilizer of axonemal microtubules 1; protein product: MARRHHCPHLPTKIYDQTQKPCLLSEYTENYPVYHSYLPRESFKPRKEYQKGSIPMEGLSTSRRDYGPHKMAPVKIYKPEPFIPSGENMDLLTTYKQDYNPYPLCRVDPIKPRDSKYPCGDKMECLPTYKADYLPWNQPRRELLRPEHKHWLESTKFDSRTTHQDDYSMKGLVTTRSCKPPAMPNLCNIPLEDLTNYKMSYVAHPVEKRFVHEAEKFRPCEIPFESLTTHKESYRGLLGEPAKSSKPPARLPGTDTPFSNTTEFRDKYQAWPTPQLFSKAPAAYVPPEEKMDLLTTVQAHYTYPKGAPAQSCRPVLPIKKSFRFEGSTTTKDDYKQWDSKRTEMAKPIPHLGFPTEPLDCLTTFRAHYVPHPPISTKSCKPPWSGPRANIPLEGQTTYSISFTPKEMCKCPAAYPEPPGYIFEEVDALGHRLYRPVSRPGSRRSSLLSGGDAENPNQMDLAVSA